The following are from one region of the bacterium genome:
- a CDS encoding PDDEXK nuclease domain-containing protein produces the protein MNNILNKNDYLVFLRNLKNEIISARQKAYQSVNRQLIELYLYVGKSIYEKIEVSKWGEGVVESLANDLNKEFPDMKGFSPQNLWRMKQIYETYKDFPKLSPLVRELPWTHNTIILHHTQNIEEKEFYIKSCVNEKWSRRELERQINSSLYERFMLSKKTDNLVPHTKEKDFLTHFKDEYIFDFLGLKDEFSESDLRKAIVNNIKQFFLEFGKYFTFVGEEYKITIGDEDYKVDLLFYHRLLKCFVAVELKIGKFKPEYVGKMQFYLSALDEKVKLKDENPSVGLILCKSKNEEVVRIAISKAVSPVKVATYKTKIIDKELLKKKLHSLPLPEGYNKNEAE, from the coding sequence ATGAATAATATATTAAATAAAAATGATTACCTGGTTTTTTTGCGTAATTTAAAAAATGAAATTATCTCTGCCCGGCAAAAGGCTTATCAGTCAGTAAACCGGCAGTTGATAGAGCTGTATCTTTATGTAGGAAAATCTATTTATGAAAAGATAGAGGTTTCAAAATGGGGTGAGGGTGTTGTAGAGTCATTGGCAAATGACCTAAATAAAGAATTTCCTGATATGAAAGGATTTTCACCTCAAAATTTATGGCGAATGAAACAAATTTACGAGACATATAAGGATTTTCCAAAACTCTCACCACTGGTGAGAGAATTACCGTGGACACATAATACAATTATTCTTCATCATACTCAGAATATTGAAGAAAAAGAGTTTTATATTAAATCATGCGTAAATGAAAAATGGTCGAGGCGGGAATTGGAAAGGCAGATAAATTCTTCACTTTATGAGCGATTTATGCTTTCGAAGAAAACAGATAACTTAGTGCCTCATACAAAAGAAAAAGATTTTCTTACACATTTTAAAGATGAATATATATTTGATTTCCTGGGCTTGAAAGATGAATTTTCTGAAAGCGATTTGCGAAAAGCAATAGTGAATAATATTAAGCAATTTTTTCTGGAATTCGGAAAATATTTTACCTTTGTGGGTGAAGAATATAAAATAACCATTGGTGATGAGGATTATAAAGTGGATTTGTTATTTTACCATAGGCTGTTAAAATGTTTTGTGGCGGTTGAATTAAAGATTGGGAAATTTAAACCGGAATACGTCGGCAAAATGCAATTTTACCTGTCCGCCCTTGATGAAAAAGTAAAATTGAAAGATGAAAATCCCTCTGTTGGTTTAATTCTCTGTAAATCAAAAAATGAAGAAGTTGTCCGTATTGCAATCAGCAAGGCGGTTTCTCCGGTTAAAGTTGCAACCTACAAGACAAAGATTATTGATAAAGAACTGCTTAAAAAGAAATTACACTCTTTGCCGTTGCCGGAAGGGTATAATAAGAATGAAGCAGAATGA
- a CDS encoding DNA methylase, which produces MKTKISAKELGIDLISKEETEIFKWFLACLLFGKPIQQTVAERAYFEFVKEGLVSPDKIIAAGWDKLVEVLDRGHYVRFDFSTATKLLEICGELKQKYGTMSNLIENAKDKKDLKEKLIKFKGIGPVTARIFLSELK; this is translated from the coding sequence ATGAAAACGAAAATTTCCGCGAAAGAACTTGGGATTGATTTAATATCCAAAGAGGAAACAGAGATTTTTAAATGGTTTCTCGCCTGCCTTTTGTTTGGGAAACCGATCCAGCAGACTGTGGCTGAACGGGCTTATTTTGAATTTGTGAAAGAAGGGCTTGTCTCCCCGGATAAAATCATCGCCGCAGGCTGGGACAAACTTGTGGAAGTCCTTGACAGGGGGCATTATGTCCGTTTTGATTTTTCCACAGCCACAAAGCTTTTGGAAATCTGCGGAGAATTAAAACAAAAATACGGAACCATGTCAAATTTGATCGAGAATGCCAAAGACAAAAAAGACCTTAAAGAGAAGTTAATTAAGTTCAAAGGTATCGGGCCGGTAACCGCAAGAATATTTTTAAGTGAATTAAAATAA
- a CDS encoding ABC transporter ATP-binding protein translates to MLEIKDLELKIENKILFNINLEINKGEYFVLLGPSGVGKTLLIEAVINLRRPYKGRVFLDGKDITSLPPENRPISYLPQDSFLFPHLGVKDNILFGARERKIRINEQNKRFNDLVSVLNIKNIIGRGDIMTLSLGEQQRVALARALIVNPEILFLDEPFASVDEYQKRILQVKLKEINRLFEITIFHVTHDREEAFMLGDRLAIMIDGKIRQTGTRDEIYYHPTSIEVARFMLNQNIFTGEIAGMQNDDLLIKTEEGLEFKAQKPGKKFKEKDKIFCGIRPEEIAVIRPDRPLKPMLEDNLFEGEISEIFEKGGNHIIILKLIDKNFLLEVIVPNCAYRDMNISTGKIIQVCLKKNSIWVLPQKETCNLNLPTSSNKLKT, encoded by the coding sequence ATGTTAGAAATTAAAGATTTAGAGCTGAAAATTGAAAATAAGATTTTGTTTAATATTAACCTCGAGATTAATAAAGGCGAATATTTTGTCCTGCTGGGCCCCAGCGGTGTGGGAAAGACGCTTTTGATCGAGGCAGTTATTAATTTGCGGAGGCCTTATAAAGGCCGTGTTTTTTTGGATGGAAAAGATATTACATCTTTGCCGCCGGAAAACCGTCCGATCAGTTATCTTCCCCAGGATTCTTTTCTTTTTCCTCATCTTGGGGTAAAAGATAATATTCTTTTTGGCGCGCGTGAGCGCAAAATTCGCATTAATGAACAGAATAAACGATTTAATGATCTGGTTTCTGTTTTGAATATTAAAAACATAATAGGCCGCGGTGATATAATGACCCTGAGCCTGGGTGAACAGCAGCGTGTCGCGTTGGCAAGGGCTTTAATAGTTAATCCTGAAATACTTTTTCTTGATGAGCCGTTTGCCTCTGTCGATGAATACCAGAAAAGAATATTGCAGGTAAAATTAAAAGAGATAAACAGGCTGTTTGAAATAACGATTTTTCACGTTACGCACGACCGTGAAGAGGCATTTATGCTGGGAGACAGATTGGCGATAATGATTGACGGAAAGATCCGGCAAACCGGGACCCGTGATGAAATTTATTATCATCCGACATCCATTGAAGTTGCCCGTTTCATGCTGAATCAAAATATTTTTACGGGGGAGATAGCAGGCATGCAAAATGACGATTTATTGATAAAAACAGAGGAAGGCCTGGAGTTTAAAGCTCAAAAACCGGGTAAGAAATTCAAGGAAAAAGACAAAATATTTTGCGGCATCCGCCCTGAAGAGATTGCAGTAATACGGCCTGACCGTCCGCTAAAGCCGATGTTAGAGGATAATCTTTTCGAAGGAGAAATATCGGAGATATTTGAAAAGGGCGGGAACCATATTATTATTTTAAAATTAATCGATAAAAATTTTTTACTTGAGGTTATTGTGCCCAATTGCGCCTATAGGGACATGAATATCTCAACGGGAAAGATAATACAGGTTTGTTTAAAAAAGAATTCTATATGGGTTTTGCCGCAAAAAGAGACTTGTAATCTGAATTTGCCAACGTCAAGTAATAAGTTAAAAACATAA
- a CDS encoding ABC transporter permease subunit, with the protein MLKENLPGKIFNISVISILSLLVFYFLALIFSQISFLSIRTFFPLLISKDVLFSIGLSLFTATIASVLANIIAIPSAYAISRYEFFGKDIIDTIIDIPILLSPVALGTLILMFFNTRAGTFIQNNFVDFIFSVKGIILAQWTVTVALAVKILKSVFDSINPRYESVARSLGSSRMGAFFKITLPIAKNGIMTSFILTWARALGEFGASVMVAGAMKGKTDTLPIGIYLSIASFDLEKAVVLITILIFISFVILIIFKKVVKKEGWHV; encoded by the coding sequence ATGCTAAAGGAAAACTTGCCGGGAAAAATTTTTAATATTTCTGTAATCAGTATTTTAAGTTTACTGGTTTTTTATTTTCTTGCCCTTATTTTTTCACAAATATCATTTCTTTCAATCAGGACATTTTTTCCATTGCTCATTTCAAAAGACGTTTTATTCTCGATCGGGTTAAGCCTTTTCACCGCGACAATAGCAAGCGTTCTCGCAAATATTATTGCGATTCCGTCGGCTTACGCTATTTCCCGCTATGAATTCTTCGGCAAAGATATCATTGATACAATTATCGATATCCCGATCCTTCTTTCTCCAGTCGCCTTGGGAACTTTGATTTTAATGTTTTTTAATACAAGAGCCGGGACGTTTATCCAGAACAATTTCGTTGATTTTATTTTTAGCGTCAAGGGAATAATTCTTGCGCAGTGGACGGTAACTGTCGCGCTGGCAGTTAAAATATTAAAATCGGTTTTCGACAGCATAAATCCTCGTTATGAATCAGTTGCGCGTAGCCTCGGAAGCAGCAGGATGGGAGCATTTTTTAAAATTACCCTTCCGATTGCAAAAAACGGGATTATGACTTCTTTTATTCTCACGTGGGCCCGTGCCCTCGGAGAATTCGGTGCATCGGTGATGGTCGCAGGAGCAATGAAGGGAAAGACGGATACCCTGCCTATAGGCATTTATTTAAGCATAGCGTCTTTTGATCTTGAAAAAGCGGTGGTTTTGATCACGATCTTGATTTTTATTTCGTTTGTCATATTAATTATTTTTAAAAAGGTGGTTAAGAAAGAGGGGTGGCATGTATAA
- a CDS encoding nucleotidyl transferase AbiEii/AbiGii toxin family protein — protein MLNRTKHQLIMGQILKDIYTDISIASLLGLKGGTCAYFFYGLPRFSVDLDFDLLPGKGIEKQTLLEKIENILKKYGNIRDKYVKRYTIFIVLSYGDEDHNVKVEISTRKGYFSIRENYELKKYLGISMLAAKMDYLFANKLAALTLRKKTAMRDIYDIRYFAKNNWDINEDVLKAYTGKTTKKHLADCIAVIKKIKDNQILQGLGELISEKEKAWVKSHLKEDVLFLMRLRLEVK, from the coding sequence ATGCTGAATAGAACAAAACACCAATTAATTATGGGCCAAATCCTGAAAGATATTTATACGGATATTTCTATCGCGTCTCTTTTAGGTTTAAAGGGCGGAACCTGTGCCTATTTTTTTTACGGATTGCCGCGTTTTTCTGTTGACCTTGATTTTGATTTACTTCCGGGTAAGGGAATAGAAAAGCAAACTTTGCTGGAAAAGATAGAAAACATCTTGAAAAAATACGGTAATATCAGGGATAAGTATGTCAAACGGTACACAATATTTATCGTTTTATCATATGGTGATGAAGATCATAACGTCAAGGTGGAAATTTCCACCAGAAAGGGCTATTTTTCCATTAGAGAGAACTATGAATTAAAGAAATATCTTGGTATTTCAATGCTTGCGGCAAAAATGGATTATCTTTTTGCAAACAAACTTGCGGCATTAACCTTGAGAAAAAAAACAGCCATGCGGGATATTTATGACATCCGCTATTTTGCCAAAAATAACTGGGATATCAATGAAGATGTATTAAAGGCATATACGGGAAAAACCACAAAAAAGCATTTGGCTGATTGCATCGCGGTAATAAAGAAAATAAAAGATAATCAGATTTTGCAGGGATTGGGTGAATTGATAAGCGAGAAAGAAAAAGCATGGGTGAAATCGCATCTAAAAGAGGATGTTTTGTTTTTGATGAGGTTGAGGTTGGAGGTAAAATGA